The sequence GTGGTCAATGATAATATTAAAAAGATTCAAGCAGGACTACTTAAAGATAATGAAGCCGTAAGTGAAGCATTGAGTGTGGTAGAACAAGCCATAAAAGGACATTTAGATGTGCAATTAACCAAACAAGCCAATAACCCAGAACTCAAAGCTTTAAGTGATGCTTTAAATAAAATGCTGACAGGTATTAAAGGCAATGTCGATTCTATCTCAGTGGTACTTAAAGAGTTCAGTAACTATAAGTTTGTCAATAAAGTTGATGCGAAAGATTTAGAAGGGGATATGTTAGAGTTAATCAACAGTGTGAACTTCTTAACCAATGAAATCTCTGATTTGTTAAAAACATCGCTTTGTATTGGTTTAACCTTAGATGAAGCATCCGATAAATTGATTTCTAATGTGGATGTATTGAATCGTTCTTCCAATGAAGCAGCCGCTTCTTTAGAAGAGACAGCCGCTGCCTTAGAAGAGATTACCAGTACCATTGTGAATAACTCAGAGAATGTAAGTAAAATGAGTGCGTATGCCAAAGAGTTAAACAGTTCAGCCACTAAAG is a genomic window of Candidatus Marinarcus aquaticus containing:
- a CDS encoding methyl-accepting chemotaxis protein, whose amino-acid sequence is VVNDNIKKIQAGLLKDNEAVSEALSVVEQAIKGHLDVQLTKQANNPELKALSDALNKMLTGIKGNVDSISVVLKEFSNYKFVNKVDAKDLEGDMLELINSVNFLTNEISDLLKTSLCIGLTLDEASDKLISNVDVLNRSSNEAAASLEETAAALEEITSTIVNNSENVSKMSAYAKELNSSATKGQTLAQNTTTAMDDITEQVTLINEAISVIDQIAFQTNILSLNAAVEAATAGEAGKGFAVVAQEVRNLAARSAEAAKEIKELVENATQKAGHGKTISADMIEGYKGLLDNISKSTHMIEEIANASKEQEAGIT